From the genome of Scytonema hofmannii PCC 7110, one region includes:
- a CDS encoding TOMM precursor leader peptide-binding protein, with translation MQRKPQFNPCYSVEIIETDNVFLLSEREKVWLSDRLSCSLAALIDGARNIDEIIDIIQQSLLQDPKSLQSGTTFFQEVLNVSIKAQYALLKMQQKGYLVQEDNSLPSHLGIFCHHLNIDPTVAHQRLRSTKVAVKANGSVAAENFIAVLESLQIQVADEGDLTVVLTDDYLNTELDKFNQQALKSQSPWMLAKPLGTIVWIGPLFNPRKTGCWNCLAQRLQDNRPIEGFIHRQKHISSPLTPPLGFLESTVQTALGMVATEVFKWIVQGENQQLENNLIAYDAIALQTQNHSLVKRPQCSSCGDMVNGLTNNPLRVVLEHRQKTFTADGGHRSCSPQETLRKYQHLISPITGVVRELNKIPGNGLTHNYIAKHHFLSIFDDSASLRQNLGGRSAGKGRTDSQAMASGFCEAIERYSGVFQGDEIREKGSYQQMGDKAIHPNVCMNFSQQQYQNREQWNIECQGWFQKVPEPFDEEREIDWTPVWSLTHQKFKYLPTAYCYYGYRPSYKPDCWADSNGCAAGNTLEEAILQGFMELVERDAVALWWYNSLQKPQVDLDSFDEPYFQSLKQYYQTINRELWVLDITSDLSIPVFAAISRRSDCSVEDIVLGYGAHFDAKIAISRALTEVNQILPNVLFAKADGSTNYPPSADRLAVDWWKTATLSDRPYLVPDKRIAAKVSGDYREMASDDLLEDVKLCQQIVENNGLEMLVLDQTRPDIGLRVAKVIVPGMRHMWKRLAPGRLYEVPVKMGWLQEPLTEERLNSFPMWM, from the coding sequence ATGCAACGTAAACCCCAATTCAATCCTTGTTACTCTGTTGAAATTATAGAAACAGATAATGTATTTTTGTTGTCCGAGAGAGAGAAAGTCTGGTTAAGCGATCGCCTTTCTTGTAGTTTAGCTGCTTTAATCGATGGGGCTCGCAATATAGATGAAATTATTGACATCATTCAACAGTCACTACTGCAAGACCCAAAATCTTTACAGTCAGGTACTACCTTCTTCCAAGAAGTTCTCAATGTGAGTATTAAAGCCCAATATGCTTTATTAAAAATGCAACAAAAGGGCTATCTTGTTCAAGAAGATAACTCTCTCCCATCGCACTTAGGCATATTCTGCCATCATCTCAATATTGATCCCACGGTAGCCCATCAAAGATTGCGCTCGACTAAAGTAGCAGTAAAAGCTAATGGTTCGGTTGCTGCTGAAAACTTCATTGCTGTGCTTGAGTCTCTCCAAATTCAAGTAGCAGACGAAGGTGATTTGACAGTAGTTTTAACCGATGATTATCTCAATACCGAGCTAGATAAGTTCAATCAACAAGCCTTAAAGTCCCAATCTCCCTGGATGCTGGCTAAGCCATTAGGGACAATAGTCTGGATTGGTCCTTTATTTAATCCTCGGAAAACAGGTTGTTGGAACTGTTTAGCCCAGCGTTTGCAAGATAATAGACCGATTGAAGGGTTTATTCACAGACAGAAGCATATTTCTTCCCCTTTAACTCCTCCTTTGGGATTTTTGGAATCTACAGTACAAACTGCATTAGGAATGGTAGCCACAGAGGTGTTTAAGTGGATTGTCCAAGGGGAAAATCAACAATTAGAAAACAATTTGATTGCTTACGATGCGATCGCACTGCAAACTCAAAATCATAGCTTGGTTAAGCGTCCTCAATGTTCTAGCTGTGGAGATATGGTAAATGGGTTAACCAACAACCCCCTAAGAGTTGTTTTAGAACACCGCCAGAAAACCTTTACCGCCGATGGAGGACATCGTTCTTGTTCGCCACAAGAAACTCTCAGGAAATATCAACATCTTATTAGCCCCATTACTGGCGTTGTGCGAGAACTCAATAAAATTCCTGGGAATGGATTAACTCATAATTACATTGCCAAACATCATTTTCTCAGTATTTTCGACGATTCAGCTAGTTTGCGTCAAAATTTGGGGGGTAGAAGTGCAGGGAAAGGTAGGACTGACTCTCAAGCTATGGCTAGTGGTTTCTGCGAAGCGATCGAGCGATATTCTGGGGTGTTTCAAGGGGATGAAATTAGAGAAAAAGGCAGTTACCAACAAATGGGAGACAAGGCGATCCATCCCAATGTTTGTATGAACTTCAGCCAACAGCAATATCAAAATAGAGAACAATGGAATATTGAGTGTCAAGGCTGGTTTCAAAAAGTCCCCGAACCTTTTGATGAAGAAAGAGAAATTGACTGGACTCCCGTTTGGTCTTTAACCCACCAAAAATTTAAGTATCTGCCAACGGCTTACTGTTATTATGGCTATCGACCGTCCTATAAACCCGACTGTTGGGCTGATTCTAATGGATGCGCGGCGGGTAATACTCTTGAAGAAGCAATTCTGCAAGGGTTTATGGAGTTAGTAGAGCGGGATGCTGTCGCGTTATGGTGGTATAACTCCCTACAAAAGCCTCAAGTGGATTTAGATAGTTTCGACGAGCCTTATTTTCAAAGCCTGAAGCAATATTATCAAACTATTAATCGGGAACTTTGGGTTTTAGATATTACCAGCGATCTGAGTATTCCAGTTTTTGCAGCCATTAGCCGGAGAAGCGATTGCTCTGTAGAAGATATTGTTTTGGGTTATGGCGCTCATTTCGATGCCAAGATTGCTATTAGTCGAGCTTTGACTGAAGTTAACCAAATTTTACCTAACGTTTTATTTGCAAAAGCTGATGGTAGTACGAACTATCCTCCATCAGCCGATCGCTTGGCGGTAGATTGGTGGAAAACTGCAACTTTAAGCGATCGACCTTATTTAGTTCCAGACAAGAGAATTGCTGCTAAAGTCAGTGGCGATTATCGCGAAATGGCAAGTGACGATTTACTCGAAGATGTCAAGCTCTGTCAACAAATTGTTGAGAACAATGGTTTAGAAATGCTGGTTTTAGATCAGACTCGTCCCGATATTGGACTGAGAGTTGCCAAGGTAATCGTTCCTGGAATGCGCCATATGTGGAAAAGGTTAGCACCCGGACGGCTTTATGAAGTTCCGGTGAAAATGGGTTGGTTGCAAGAACCACTGACAGAAGAGCGGCTCAATTCTTTTCCCATGTGGATGTGA